One window of the Montipora foliosa isolate CH-2021 chromosome 4, ASM3666993v2, whole genome shotgun sequence genome contains the following:
- the LOC137998878 gene encoding ras-related protein Rab-30-like codes for MDDYSYLFKIILIGDANVGKTCLVKRFTKGFFTPSQGPTIGVDFTIRTVEVDGERVKLQVWDTAGQERFRSITQSYYHNADGVILTYDITSQKSFESLEQWLEDVHRFTRKKVVIYIVGNKCDLIHQRQIDLRNAEVIAKREQCVAMETSAKEADNVENLFMSLATQLKRKVKGAETETRDSESAAGGNPAGITISGHNICSRGPLSCCRV; via the exons ATGGACGACTACAGCTACTTGTTCAAAATTATTCTGATTGGGGATGCTAACGTGGGAAAAACGTGCTTGGTAAAAAGATTTACGAAAGGCTTTTTTACTCCGTCCCAAGGACCCACGATCGGAGTGGATTTTACTATAAGAACAGTAGAAGTAGACGGAGAAAGAGTAAAG ctGCAAGTATGGGATACAGCTGGCCAAGAACGCTTTCGTTCAATAACTCAAAGTTATTACCACAATGCAGATGGTGTCATTTTAACTTATGATATCACCAGCcaaaaatcatttgaaagtcTTGAGCAGTGGCTCGAGGATGTACATAGGTTTACCagaaagaaagttgtcattTACATTGTGGGAAACAAATGTGACCTCATTCACCAGAGACAAATCGATCTCAGGAATGCAGAAGTAATCGCCAAGAGAGAACAAtgtgttgccatggaaacctcAGCTAAAGAAGCAGACAATGTGGAGAACTTGTTTATGAGTTTAGCAACACAGTTGAAGAGAAAGGTAAAAGGTGCCGAAACGGAAACTAGAGATTCTGAATCTGCTGCTGGCGGCAATCCAGCAGGAATCACAATCAGTGGTCACAACATATGCTCACGAGGACCCTTGTCATGTTGTAGAGTATAA